From a single Brassica napus cultivar Da-Ae chromosome C9, Da-Ae, whole genome shotgun sequence genomic region:
- the LOC106364342 gene encoding uncharacterized protein LOC106364342 has protein sequence MVIMVELLFLLSFLVELQSYCFHMYLENKIVKNGVNFISLLFKKPVSWLCFTSPPLLHILGLSLSQILLTSASLFFCSLFLPLTKQQPNPQKEVQDQDLGQQDSLGDIIEISRTGDEIFTNKDEDDGTIPDEESFIELSLPSGHYVGQHFSTMAGHQDFGLIQLLAEFEDDNLIEIDISVGSIKCYTFQIKA, from the coding sequence ATGGTTATAATGGTTGAACTcttatttcttctttcttttttggtagAACTACAAAGTTATTGCTTTCATATGTATCTTGAGAACAAAATAGTGAAAAATGGGGTGAATTTTATTTCATTACTCTTTAAGAAACCAGTTTCATGGTTGTGTTTCACCTCCCCACCACTACTTCACATCTTAGGGCTTAGTTTATCGCAAATCCTCCTGACCTcggcttctttgttcttctgcTCTCTTTTCTTGCCTCTCACAAAGCAACAACCAAACCCTCAAAAAGAGGTTCAAGATCAAGATCTTGGTCAACAAGACTCTTTAGGAGACATCATCGAAATATCTAGGACCGGTGATGAGATTTTCACAAATAAAGACGAAGACGATGGAACAATCCCTGATGAGGAAAGCTTCATAGAGCTCTCTTTACCAAGCGGCCACTACGTTGGCCAACACTTCAGTACGATGGCTGGACATCAAGATTTCGGACTTATCCAACTATTAGCCGAGTTTGAAGACGATAATCTGATCGAAATCGATATTTCCGTCGGATCCATTAAGTGTTACACGTTCCAGATCAAAGCCTGA